The DNA region CGGTTATACGCGGCAATAACATTCTTAAAGAGATCAATAACATCATCTTCCGAAGAGATATCTGCCGCAAGAACCAAAGGCTCATGGATCTCAGACTCAGATTTCATCAGACGTTCTCTCACGGCTTTTAATTTTTCTAAGCTGCGTGAAACCAAAACAACACGACACCCTGCAACGGCAAAGGCGTGCGCAATCGCTTCTCCAATACCAGAACTCGCACCTGTAATGATGGCTACCTTTTCATCTAGTTGTTTCATGAATTGAGCATACCAAAACCAATGAAAATTCTACATCTTTGCCCACTTGAAACGCAGCAGTCTTCGATTCGAACTTCTAAACGGAAAATACAACATTGCTTCGATGTATTTTCTGAATGCCATAAAAAACGTCACCTGCAAAACCTACTCACCTGCAGTTGGATCTGGCTCATCGGAACGGCTTGAGGCGTTCATTGATGGATCACTTTGATCGCCTTGCATCAACACTTCGCCTAGAATAATCAATACATGATTTCGATAACATTTTTTATCTTGAAAATCGCGTTCAGCTTCACCACGATATCGCTACAACACCAGGATGCTGGCCCCGTTCCGACTGGAATGGTCTGGGTTCCTGCTGGCGAATTTACGATGGGCAGCAATGCAAATGATGCAAGACCCGATGAAAGTCCTGCACATCAAATAACAATGAATGGTTTTTGGATTGATGCTACCGAAGTAACAAATGCTCAGTTCAAGCGTTTTGTTGAAGCCACCCAATATAAAACAACCGCAGAGAAGCCTGTTGATTGGGAAGAGCTTAAGAAGCAAGTACCACCAAACACTCCCAAGCCTCCTGAAGAGATGATGGGGCCCGGATCACTTGTTTTCATTCCACCGCCGCAAGAAACCGCGCAGAGTCCGCATCTGCAATGGTGGTCTTGGGTACCACACGCCAGTTGGCATCGCCCGGGCGGCCCAGGCACCTCCATTGAAGGAATGGATAACTACCCGGTTGTTCATATCTCATGGGAAGACGCAAACGCCTATGCGCAATGGGCGGGCAAGAAGCTTCCAACAGAAGCGCAATGGGAACGTGCCGCTCGCTATAACGCAGACGATCAGCGCTACAGCTGGGGCCATGAGCTGGAGCCAAATGGTGTTCACATGGCCAATATTTGGCAAGGCGAGTTCCCTTCAGTAGATACCGCATCGGATGGTTTTGCCGGCATTGCACCCGTTAAGCAATTCGCTCCCAATGCCTTGCACATCTATGACATGGCAGGCAATGTATGGGAATGGACCGCTGATCGTTATCAACATGACCTCTATGCCATCCGTAAGAGCGCAGCACCAGAAGGTCAGTCGACGAATAATCCCATTGGACCTGATCAGTCGCTGGACCCACGCAATCCGCACGCTTTAGAATCTCGGGTACAAAAAGGGGGCTCATTTCTCTGCCATGCCAACTATTGCAGCAGCTATCGTCCGAGTGCCCGCATGAGCACCACCCCAGACACAAGCTTGAGTCATAGTGGGTTTCGGTGTGTGCTGATTCCTGAGCCAACGCCCCCCAAAACAGATTGACCGAACCACAACCGACAATCGTCATTGAAAAGACGCGCAGGCGATCTCGCATATTGACATGCAGTGAATGCCAAGATGATGTTGTGCCTTGGAATGCAAATCTCAAGCAAATCTAAAGAACAGATTTTGGCAATAGCACGATCTTCCCCAAACGATTGGCACGGTCGATTCTCATCACACATGAGTCGACATGCCGATCAATGAAGGTCACAAGGAGACGCCCAATGCAAGCTTTAGTTTTATTGCTCGCCCGCATTCTCATCTGTATTATCTTCGCCCTTTCAGGCATTCAAAAAATCTTAGACTTCCCCGAAAGTGCTCAGATGCTTCAAGACAAAGGCATCAAGCCAGGCTGGTTCTTCTTGGCAGGTTGTATCGCCCTGCTGTTAGTGGGAAGTCTCTTTATCGTCCTCGGCCTTTGGGCTAGATATGGCGCAGTGCTTCTACTTATATTCCTAATCCCGGTGAGCTTTATTATGCATCCACCTCTCAGCCATGATTCGATGGACCAAATACAATTCTTGAAGAATCTCTCCATGATGGGCGGCCTGTTATTTATTGTGGTTCATGGCAGCGGAA from Phycisphaerales bacterium includes:
- a CDS encoding formylglycine-generating enzyme family protein, which produces MISITFFILKIAFSFTTISLQHQDAGPVPTGMVWVPAGEFTMGSNANDARPDESPAHQITMNGFWIDATEVTNAQFKRFVEATQYKTTAEKPVDWEELKKQVPPNTPKPPEEMMGPGSLVFIPPPQETAQSPHLQWWSWVPHASWHRPGGPGTSIEGMDNYPVVHISWEDANAYAQWAGKKLPTEAQWERAARYNADDQRYSWGHELEPNGVHMANIWQGEFPSVDTASDGFAGIAPVKQFAPNALHIYDMAGNVWEWTADRYQHDLYAIRKSAAPEGQSTNNPIGPDQSLDPRNPHALESRVQKGGSFLCHANYCSSYRPSARMSTTPDTSLSHSGFRCVLIPEPTPPKTD
- a CDS encoding DoxX family protein → MQALVLLLARILICIIFALSGIQKILDFPESAQMLQDKGIKPGWFFLAGCIALLLVGSLFIVLGLWARYGAVLLLIFLIPVSFIMHPPLSHDSMDQIQFLKNLSMMGGLLFIVVHGSGSMSIDSLRSKSQKSR